The Microlunatus soli genome contains the following window.
TTCTGCCTCAGGCTCAGCGTCGCCCACGGTTGTGGGTGTGAGAGAGGTGGTCATGCCAGGCTCCGAGAGTGGACCGACCGGCACTCCACGGACGCCGGCTGTGGCCGCGGTCCGCAGGTTGGCCAGGGCGCTGGTTGCCTTGATGGTCCTGAGCGGGGTCTTGATGGTGGCGCCGGCCGCCCACGCCGAAGCCGACCGGATCGACTCTCTGGACATCGCCTACCGGGTGGATCGGCAGGGCGTGCTGCACGTCCGGGAGACCTTCGTCTGGCGATTCGGCACCGACTCCGGCCGGCACGGCATCCAACGGATGCTGATCACCCGCGAACCGGACCCGGACACCGGCGGCGACATCGTCTACACCATCGAGGACTTCGCGGTGACCAGCCCCGATCCGAGCATTCCGACCACGGTCACGCCGATCACCGACGGCGGCCCGCTGTCTCGAACCCGGAGCACCACCTACCGGATTGGAGATCCCGACATCCGGGTCAGTGACGACACGGCGACCTACGTGATCAGCTACCGGGTCCGCGGTGCGATGCGGCACAGTGCCGGCTACGACGAGTTGTACTGGGATGCCACCGGCTTCGACAATCCGGGTATCGACCAGGTGTCGATCACCGCAGCCGTGCCCGGCGGCGCACAGGACCTGCGCTGCTATGCCGGCCCGGTCGGCAGCAGGACGACCTGCGACGACGCCCGACGACGCACCGGTCAAGCAACCTTCGTGCACAACGATCTGCCGGCCGCCGACGGCATCACCATCGGCGTCAAGTTGGCTGCGGGATCGGTTACCGACAACGCACCGCACCTGCAACCCCGGGCCGGTCTGGGCGCGGTGGCCGGTTCCCGGGCCGTTGCGGTGCCAGGCGGGATCGCCCTGCTGCTGGCAGCGCTGATCCCGATCATCGCGCTGTTCGGCGTCCGGAGGTTCGGTCGTGATCAACGCTATGCCGACCTTGCTCCGGGCTCGGTACCCGACGATGCCGCCGGCGCACGGGTCGAGCGGGCCACTGCCGAGCTCGAGGTCCCGGTCCGTTTCAGTCCGCCCGATGCGCCGGCAGCCCAGGCCGGGATGCTGACCGCCGGGTCCTTCGAGGCACGACATTCGGCCGCTGCGCTGATCGCGTCGGCGGTGGCCGGCGCCATCAAGATCTGGACCCGATACGAGAATCAGCGCGGCTTCACCGCCGAACTGGTCGACCGCGAGAAGGCGTCGTCGGCCGAACAGAAGGCCCTGCTGGACGAACTCTTTCCCGACGACGAACCCGTGGGTACCGCCCATCGCGTTTCATCGCGAGGGGCGATGGCCGCAGCTCACACGGCGGCGGGCAAGGCGGCGCGGGCCGACGGGATGTGGCGCGGGTGGTACCTGATGCCGCCGGCATCGGGATCGGGGATCTCCGGCGGGCTGGTGGCCGGGTTGGTGATCGCCGGCCTGCTGTTCGTCGCAGCGGTCGTGGTGACGGTCCTCTGGCTGACCGGTATGGTCCCGACCGCGTTCCCGGTGCAGCTCTGCTTCGCGGCGCTCCCGCTGCTCGCCCTGGCCGTGACCGCGGTCCTGGTCCGCCGCCGACTGCGGGCCGGGCGGCGAACCGCCCGGGGCCGGGCGATCTGCGATCAGGCACTCGGCTTTCAGCAGTATCTGGCCACCGCCGAGGCCGAACACTTGCGCTTCGAGGAGGGCCACGACATCTACTCGCAGTATCTGCCGTGGGCGGTCGCCTTCGACCTGGCCGGTCGCTGGCACAAGATCTGCGCTGCGCTGGTCGAGCAGGGCCGGCTCCCCGACGCGACACCGTCCTGGTTTGCCAGCGGCAGTGACGAGGCGATCGACTTCCGCGCGTTCAACGTCGCCACCTTCGCCTCCACCATGACAGGTGCCAGCGAGCCGCTGCCGCGGACCGGTGGCGGCTGGTTCAGCGGGTCCTCGAGCACCAGCGGCACCGGGGCAGGGAGCAGCGGAAGCTCCTTCTCGTCCGGGGGCGGATTCTCCGGAGGAGGCGGCGGTGGTGGCGGCTCGTCCAGCTGGTGAGTGGGATGGGGTGCCGGCCGGTTGAGCACGGTGGCGTATAACCATGGGGTGTGACTTCTCCGAGCACTGCTGACCTGCTGACCACCGTCGTCGACGCTGTCGTCCCTGCCGACGACTATCCGTCCGCGAGCGAGTCCGGCGTGCTGGACTTCCTGCAGCGCCTTCGTGAGCACGAGCGTCCGGAGTGGGGCAGACGGATTAACGCGGTGGTCGCATCGGTCGATGCGGCGTCCTGGCGGATCGCCGGCAATGGCTTCATCGGGCTGGACCAGCAGCGTCAACAGGAGGTGCTGGACGGATTGGCCGACGACGCCGAATTCGGCTGGTTCGCGCAGTTGATCAACCTCGCCTATTACGGTGACAACGCACGGTCGGCCACGCCGCCGAGGTCCTGGGAGATGATCGACTGGCGGCCCGGTCCGCCCGGTGGTTGGCCGACGAAGCTGCCGCCGGTGCCGTTCCACACCGACGGGCTGATCGGCCCCGAGCAACTCCAGTCCCGGTACGACGCCGTGGTGATCGGCTCCGGCGCCGGCGGCGGCGCCGCCGCGCAGGTGCTCGCCGAGTCCGGCAGGACGGTGTTGATCATCGAGGCCGGCGACGGTCCGGAGACCAGCAAGCTCGATCATGATCATCTTCGCAATCCGCGGATCAACACCGGGCTGACACCGTGGAGCGGGCCGCTCGGTGCCGGTCACCCCCGGACCCTCGAACTCGGCGGCGATCGGGTCGCGGTCGGTCAGAGCGATCCGCGATGGGGCAACAATGCCTTCACCGTCGGCGGCGGCACCCGGGTCTACGGCGCACAGGCCTGGCGGTTCGCGCCGAAGGACTTCCGGATGGCCAGCGAATACGGCGTACCCGACGGCAGTGCGCTGGCGGACTGGCCGATCGGCTACGACGATCTGGAGCCCTATTACAGCGAGGCCGAGTGGCGCTTCGGAGTCAGTGGTCTGGGGAGCGGGGATCCGTGGTCCGGCACCCGGACCAGGGACTATCCGATGCCGCCGGTCTCCGGGATCGGCAACCCGGCCGCGCTGGCGGCCGGTGCCCAGCGGCTCGGCTGGGGCACCCTGCCCGTACCGCTGTTGGTCAACTCCTCCGAACATCGCGGCCGCTCGGCCTGCCTGCACTGTGCCCAATGTGTCGGATTCGCCTGCCCGGTCGAGGCCAAGGGCGGCTCGCACAACACCGCGATCCCGGCTGCCCTGGCGACCGGTCGAGGTTTTTTGATCACCAACGCCACCGCCGAACGGGTGATCACCGACAACACCGGCACAGTGACCGGTGTCGCCCTGGTCGGTGACGACCGGTCCGGCCAGTGGCGTCGACAGGTGACGGCCGGTGAGGTGATCATCGCTGCCGGCGCGACCGAGACCGCCCGGCTGCTGCTGCTCAGCGCTCATGATCATGAACCGAACGGCATCGGCAACAACACCGATCAGGTCGGCCGGCATCTGCAGGCACACCTCTATGCCGGCGCGTTGGGGGTTTTCGAGGACGAGATCTTCACCCTGGAAGGGCCCGGCGTCTCGATCGCCACCTGCGACTTCCGGCACGGCAACGCCGATCTTGTCGGCGGCGGGATGCTGGCCAACGAGTTCGTGCCCACACCGTCCAGCACCTTCGACTACCTCGTCTCCGCCGGTGTCTTCCCGCCGTACGGTCCGCGGGCCAAGGACGGCATGCGGCAGTGGACCCGACGGATGACCCGGGTGGTCGGGCCGATCCAGGAAGTGACCAGTGCTGAGTCCCGGGTGCGGCTCGATCCCGATGTCCGGGACCGGTACGGCAATCCGGTCGCCGCTCTCAGCGGGGCACTGCATCCGTCCGATCTGCGGGCCCGCGACTTCATGACCGAACGTGCCGCGGAGTGGCTGACGGCCGCCGGTGCCTCGCAGGTCTTCGCCGCGCCGCCCGGCGGTGGCGGTCCGAACGGGCCGAGCACCGGGCAGCACCAGGCCGGCACCTGCCGGATGGGCACCGACCCGAAGTCCTCGGTGACCGATCCCGACGGACGGGTCTGGGGACACGACAACCTGTGGGTGGCCGACGGATCGCTGAATGTCACCAACGGCGGCGTCAATCCGGTGCTGACCATCTTTGCCGGCGCGCTCCGGGTCGCCGACCGGATCGCCGGTGGCGTTCTCAACGGCTGATTCCGATTAGCCTGTGATCATGAACCAACAGGCAGGGTTGCAAGAGGTCCTCGACCGGATCGCGATCCAGGATGTGGTTAACGGCATCGACAACGCCACCGACGCCAAGGACTGGGCGCTCGCCCGGTCCTACTTCGCCGACCGGATCATCGTCGACTTCGGCGCATTGTCCGGCGCCGGGCCGCAGCAGATGGCCGCCGACGACCTGATCGCGGCCTGGACGGAAAATCTGTTCCCCGCCAAACTCACCTTCCACCTGGCCGGCAACCATCAGATCACCGTCGATGGTGACCGTGCGGTGTGCGTGTCCAAGGGCTACGCGTTGAACGTGCTCACCACCAAGCAGGAGGACAACATCTGGGAGGTGTGGGCGACCTACACCCATCGCCTCGAACGCACCCCGGACGGCTGGCTCTGCACCGAGATGGCGCTCGACGTCGTCACCACCCGAGGGGACGATGCGGTCCGCACCGCCGGTCCGGACGCCTAGGCTGCATCGCGACCTGCTGGACCGGACGCGACTGCTCGGCCCTGCCTTCGTCGCCGCGGTCGCCTATGTCGACCCCGGCAATGTCGCCACCAACACCGCAGCCGGCGCGAGCTACGGCTACCTGCTGATCTGGGTGCTGGTCGGGGCGACCCTGATGGCCGGGCTGGTGCAGTTCCTGTCGGCCAAGATCGGACTGCTGACCGGTCGGTCGCTGCCGGAGCTGGTCGGCACACGGGTCGGCCGGCGCGGCCGGATCGCCTACTGGCTGCAGGCCGAACTGGTCGCGATGGCGACCGACCTGGCCGAGATCCTCGGTGGTGCGATCGCACTGCAGCTGCTGTTCGGACTGCCGTTGATGGTCGGCGCGTTGATCACCACCGCAGTCGCCACCGGGCTGCTGCTGATCCAGGACCGGACCGGTCAACGCGGGTTCGAACGGGTGATCACCGGTCTGCTTGCCGTTGTCACGTTGGGTTTCCTGGCCGGATTGGTGTTCGACCCGCCGGCGCCGAAGTCCGCCGTTGCTGGGCTGCTGCCCCGGATCGACGGCAGCGAAAGCGCTCGGCTCGCGGTCGGGATGCTGGGCGCGACGGTGATGCCGCATGTGGTCTACCTGCACTCGGCACTGGTCCGGGACCGACACGGCCGTGTTGATCATGGACAAGCGACTTCGATGCTGCGGGCGACCAGACTGGACGTGTTGTTGGCGATGATCATTGCCGGTGCGGTGAACATCGGGATGTTGTTGCTGGCCGCGAGTTCGCTGTTCGGCCTGGCCGGGGTCGACACCCTGAACGGCGTGCACCGCGCGGTGGGTGAACAACTCGGCCCGGCGATCGCGCTGTTGTTCGCGCTGGCGCTGTTGGCATCCGGATTCGCCTCGACCTCGGTCGGCGGCTACGCCGGCGCGGTGATCATGGACGGTCTGTTGCAGCGTCGGGTGCCGATCGTCGCCCGGCGGTTGATCACCGCCGTCCCTGCGCTGATCCTGCTCGGCGCCGGACTGGACCCGACCCAGATGCTGATCTGGTCCCAGGTCGTGCTGTCCTTCGGGATCCCGTTCGCGGTCGTCCCGTTGGTCAGGATCGCCGGCGACCACCGGCTGATGGCGGCGGCACCGACCCGACGGTCCACCCTGGCGATCGCCTGGCTCGTGGTCGTCCTGGTCGTCGCGCTCAACCTGCTGCTGTTGGTGCTGACGGCTGCCGACCTGGTTGCGTAATCGTTTTCTGATTAGGGGTCCAAAGACCTTGACACTCGGCGCCGCACCTCCCTTAACTGGTGTGTAATCGTTTTCCAGTCAAAGGGGACGGAATGAGTGGGTACGCGTACAGCAGTGCATTCGGGCGGCCGGTCGACCGCCGCACCTTCCTCCGCGGACTCGGCACCGCGGCGTTGGTCCCGGCGGCCGGTGCAACACTGGCCGGCTGCGGTTCGGACTCCGGCAGCGCCAGCGGAGATCTGACCTTCGTCTACTACGGCGACGCCGATCTGCAGAAGGACTACGACAAGCTCTTCACCAAGTTCCGCAAGGATCACCCCGAGATCACGCTGAAGGCCCAGGGCATCGCGTCCAAGTCCTGGGCGGAGTTCGCCAATGCTGTCTCCACCCGGCTCGCCGGCGGCCAGCCGCTGGACGTCGTCCAGATCGCGACCGAGGGCCAGCGCATCTTCGCCTCCAAGGGTCTGCTGGAGCCGTTGGATCCGTACATCAAAAAGGATCAGGCAGCGGTGGACGGCTACTACAAGGACACCCCGCCGCAGCTGAAGGAGTGGCTCAAGCAGTACGCCTCACCCGACGGCAAGACCTACTACATGCCCGGTGGCTACAACACCATGGCGCTGTACGTCGACGGCAAGATCTTCTCTGATGCGGGTGTCGAGGTGCCCGAGGAGTGGACCTGGGACGAGTTCAGCGAACTGGGCAAGGAGATCAAGGCCAAGACCGGGGCCTATCTGACCGCTGCCGGCAGCGGGTACTTCACCGATGTGATGCCGTGGCTGCTGACCAACGGTGCGAGCACGCTCGACGAGAAGTGGGCGACGGCGACCTACGCCAGTCCGGAGGCCGTCGAGTCGCTCACCTTCGCCCGGTCGCTGGTCACCGACGGGTTGGCGCCCAAGCCGGGTGGCACCTACGACGCACCGACCGCCATGTCCCAGGGCAAGCTCGCCTCCTTCGGTGGTGGTCGCTGGCCGACCAACGATCTGCGCCGGCTGAAGGCGCTGGACGGTGTCCAACTGGTGAAGTGGCCGAAGAAGACCACCGACGGTTCGCCGGTCGGCTGGGATGCCTGGCCGATCCTGAAGGGCTCGAAGAACAAGGATGCCGCCTGGACCTTGATCACCTACCTGATCTCGGAGTCGTTCGGCGACACGATCACCACCGGCGGCGGTGCCGCGGTGCCGGCCAGAATCTCCGACGCCACCAGCAAGGCCTTCCTCGAGGATGCTCCGGAGAACACCGAGCTGTTGTCGGAGTTGTTGAAAGTCGCGACTCCGATTCCCGCCCCGGATCGTGGAGCGGAGTGTCAGAAGGCCATCGAGGAGGCCTGGCTGCAGGGCATCAGCGGCACCAAACAGCCGCAGCAGGCCCTGACCGAGGCGAACACCAAGATCCAGGGTCTGTTGGCGTGACCTCCACGGCCACGGCGCCACCGGTGACCCGACCGACGGCTCCGCCGCGCGGCCGCGGCGGGCGACAACGCGTGCTGCCCGGCTGGCTGTTCCTCAGCCCGGCGTTGCTGTTGTTCGGAGTGTTCATCCTCGGCCCGTTCATCGCCGCCATGGCGTTGAGCCTGTTCTCCTACGACCTGCTCACCCCGGCCAAGTTCGTCGGTCTGAAGAACTTCCGGGCGCTCGGCGCCGACGATCTGCTGCTGCGAGCCTTGGGCAACACCTTCCTGTTCGCCTTCGCCTCGGTCCTCACCCACCTGGTCGGTGGGCTGCTGCTGGCCGTCGCGGTCAACCGCGGCATCCACAAGGTGTTGTCCTACTTCGTCCGAACGGCATTGTTCTTCCCGTTCCTGATCTCCTGGGCGGCCGTCGCGCTGTTGTGGAAGTACGTGCTGGATCCGACCTTCGGCATCGTCAGCTACTACCTCGGCAAGCTCGGTATCGACTCACCGGGCTGGTTCACCGACCCGGACTGGGCGCTGCCCTCGATCATCGGTATCGACTTCTGGCACACCATCGGCTACACGTTCCTGATCATGTTGGCCGGCCTGCAGACCGTGCCGCATGAACTGACCGAGGCGGCCCGGGTGGACGGGGCCGGTCGCCTCCGGGCGTTCGTCCATGTCACCCTGCCGCTGATGACGCCGACCCTGTTCTTCGCCTCGGTGATCACCTTCATCGGTGCGTTCCAGATCTTCGACCCGGTCCAGATCATCACCGCCGGCGGGCCGAACGACTCCACCATCACTGCCGTGATGTATCTGTACCAGACCGGATTCCAGGCCTTCCAGATCGGTTATGCCTCCGCGATCGCGTTGGTGGTGTTCGTGGTGATCATGCTGGTCACGCTGTTGCAGTTCTGGGGATCGCGGAGGTGGGTGCACTATGGGTGAGCGTGCCTTCCGCTGGCTGCTCGGCGTCGTCCTGGCCGTGGTCGGGATCCTGATGATCGCACCGCTGATCTGGCTGATTTCGACCAGTCTGACCGCACCGCGGGAGGCCTTCCGGCTGCCGCCGGGCTGGCTGCCGATCCCGTTCAGCTTGCAGAACTTCGCCGACGTGGTGGACCTGATCCCGATCGGACGGATGTTCCTGAACAGCCTGCTGGTCACCGTGATCTCGGTCGGCGGATCGCTGCTGGTGGCCTCGCTGGCAGGCTACG
Protein-coding sequences here:
- a CDS encoding nuclear transport factor 2 family protein, with translation MNQQAGLQEVLDRIAIQDVVNGIDNATDAKDWALARSYFADRIIVDFGALSGAGPQQMAADDLIAAWTENLFPAKLTFHLAGNHQITVDGDRAVCVSKGYALNVLTTKQEDNIWEVWATYTHRLERTPDGWLCTEMALDVVTTRGDDAVRTAGPDA
- a CDS encoding DUF2207 domain-containing protein, whose amino-acid sequence is MPGSESGPTGTPRTPAVAAVRRLARALVALMVLSGVLMVAPAAHAEADRIDSLDIAYRVDRQGVLHVRETFVWRFGTDSGRHGIQRMLITREPDPDTGGDIVYTIEDFAVTSPDPSIPTTVTPITDGGPLSRTRSTTYRIGDPDIRVSDDTATYVISYRVRGAMRHSAGYDELYWDATGFDNPGIDQVSITAAVPGGAQDLRCYAGPVGSRTTCDDARRRTGQATFVHNDLPAADGITIGVKLAAGSVTDNAPHLQPRAGLGAVAGSRAVAVPGGIALLLAALIPIIALFGVRRFGRDQRYADLAPGSVPDDAAGARVERATAELEVPVRFSPPDAPAAQAGMLTAGSFEARHSAAALIASAVAGAIKIWTRYENQRGFTAELVDREKASSAEQKALLDELFPDDEPVGTAHRVSSRGAMAAAHTAAGKAARADGMWRGWYLMPPASGSGISGGLVAGLVIAGLLFVAAVVVTVLWLTGMVPTAFPVQLCFAALPLLALAVTAVLVRRRLRAGRRTARGRAICDQALGFQQYLATAEAEHLRFEEGHDIYSQYLPWAVAFDLAGRWHKICAALVEQGRLPDATPSWFASGSDEAIDFRAFNVATFASTMTGASEPLPRTGGGWFSGSSSTSGTGAGSSGSSFSSGGGFSGGGGGGGGSSSW
- a CDS encoding ABC transporter substrate-binding protein, giving the protein MSGYAYSSAFGRPVDRRTFLRGLGTAALVPAAGATLAGCGSDSGSASGDLTFVYYGDADLQKDYDKLFTKFRKDHPEITLKAQGIASKSWAEFANAVSTRLAGGQPLDVVQIATEGQRIFASKGLLEPLDPYIKKDQAAVDGYYKDTPPQLKEWLKQYASPDGKTYYMPGGYNTMALYVDGKIFSDAGVEVPEEWTWDEFSELGKEIKAKTGAYLTAAGSGYFTDVMPWLLTNGASTLDEKWATATYASPEAVESLTFARSLVTDGLAPKPGGTYDAPTAMSQGKLASFGGGRWPTNDLRRLKALDGVQLVKWPKKTTDGSPVGWDAWPILKGSKNKDAAWTLITYLISESFGDTITTGGGAAVPARISDATSKAFLEDAPENTELLSELLKVATPIPAPDRGAECQKAIEEAWLQGISGTKQPQQALTEANTKIQGLLA
- a CDS encoding GMC family oxidoreductase, whose product is MTSPSTADLLTTVVDAVVPADDYPSASESGVLDFLQRLREHERPEWGRRINAVVASVDAASWRIAGNGFIGLDQQRQQEVLDGLADDAEFGWFAQLINLAYYGDNARSATPPRSWEMIDWRPGPPGGWPTKLPPVPFHTDGLIGPEQLQSRYDAVVIGSGAGGGAAAQVLAESGRTVLIIEAGDGPETSKLDHDHLRNPRINTGLTPWSGPLGAGHPRTLELGGDRVAVGQSDPRWGNNAFTVGGGTRVYGAQAWRFAPKDFRMASEYGVPDGSALADWPIGYDDLEPYYSEAEWRFGVSGLGSGDPWSGTRTRDYPMPPVSGIGNPAALAAGAQRLGWGTLPVPLLVNSSEHRGRSACLHCAQCVGFACPVEAKGGSHNTAIPAALATGRGFLITNATAERVITDNTGTVTGVALVGDDRSGQWRRQVTAGEVIIAAGATETARLLLLSAHDHEPNGIGNNTDQVGRHLQAHLYAGALGVFEDEIFTLEGPGVSIATCDFRHGNADLVGGGMLANEFVPTPSSTFDYLVSAGVFPPYGPRAKDGMRQWTRRMTRVVGPIQEVTSAESRVRLDPDVRDRYGNPVAALSGALHPSDLRARDFMTERAAEWLTAAGASQVFAAPPGGGGPNGPSTGQHQAGTCRMGTDPKSSVTDPDGRVWGHDNLWVADGSLNVTNGGVNPVLTIFAGALRVADRIAGGVLNG
- a CDS encoding Nramp family divalent metal transporter; the encoded protein is MRSAPPVRTPRLHRDLLDRTRLLGPAFVAAVAYVDPGNVATNTAAGASYGYLLIWVLVGATLMAGLVQFLSAKIGLLTGRSLPELVGTRVGRRGRIAYWLQAELVAMATDLAEILGGAIALQLLFGLPLMVGALITTAVATGLLLIQDRTGQRGFERVITGLLAVVTLGFLAGLVFDPPAPKSAVAGLLPRIDGSESARLAVGMLGATVMPHVVYLHSALVRDRHGRVDHGQATSMLRATRLDVLLAMIIAGAVNIGMLLLAASSLFGLAGVDTLNGVHRAVGEQLGPAIALLFALALLASGFASTSVGGYAGAVIMDGLLQRRVPIVARRLITAVPALILLGAGLDPTQMLIWSQVVLSFGIPFAVVPLVRIAGDHRLMAAAPTRRSTLAIAWLVVVLVVALNLLLLVLTAADLVA
- a CDS encoding carbohydrate ABC transporter permease — its product is MTSTATAPPVTRPTAPPRGRGGRQRVLPGWLFLSPALLLFGVFILGPFIAAMALSLFSYDLLTPAKFVGLKNFRALGADDLLLRALGNTFLFAFASVLTHLVGGLLLAVAVNRGIHKVLSYFVRTALFFPFLISWAAVALLWKYVLDPTFGIVSYYLGKLGIDSPGWFTDPDWALPSIIGIDFWHTIGYTFLIMLAGLQTVPHELTEAARVDGAGRLRAFVHVTLPLMTPTLFFASVITFIGAFQIFDPVQIITAGGPNDSTITAVMYLYQTGFQAFQIGYASAIALVVFVVIMLVTLLQFWGSRRWVHYG